Below is a window of Desmonostoc muscorum LEGE 12446 DNA.
CTTCAGCCAACTCAACAGTCGTATGAAACGGACGCCGTTCGATAATGCGCCTAGCAATGCGCCGCGATAATCTCTCTTCGCCGTACTTAAAGAAAATATCTGCTAATTCGGCTTCATCCCAATTATTAATCACATCAGCAGCAGTTAGCGATCGCCCGCGATCCATTCGCATATCCAAATTCCCTGTCTGGCGAAAGCTAAAACCCCTTTCTGGCTGGTCTAAATGGTAAGAACTCACCCCTAAATCTGCGACAATACCATCAAAAGTGTTAAGAGTAAATTCGTAGCTAGCAAAATTGCTATGTATAAATTGTAGACGATCCCTAAATTCAGCTAAATTCTTCTGTGCCGCAGCTAAAGCATCCTCATCTTGGTCAATGGCCGTTAATTGCACATCCGGTGTGGCTTCTAAAATCAAGCGACTGTGACCACCACCGCCTACCGTGACATCTAAATAATGTCCGCCGGGACGCACCGCCAGATTTTCAATTACCTGCTGACCCAACACTGGCACATGAAAAAATTCCTGCGCCTCAAGTCCTTGATATCCAGCTTCCATATAATAGTTGAAGAAGTGCAACAAAATTAAACATCAAGTAAAATCCCTCTTCTGTCCCCCCCCTCTCAAACATACCCCTGTATGGGCAATACTTTTAAATGTATTGCTTCTAATGGTCTGTCAAATTGAAATTGACAGGTTGGGGCTGATGTCAGGACATAGGAAAATTTTCATTCTCCCCGTCCCCCCGTCTCCCCATCCCCCCGTCAATCCCTGACAGACAAAATAAATGGGTCTAGTTGGCATCTTCTCTACGAGACGCTACGCGAAGGCGGTTCAATTCAAATTTTTCACGAACGGAGAACACTAAATCTATGACCAGACTAGAAACCCGCACTGAACCGATGGTGCTAAACATGGGGCCACACCACCCCTCAATGCACGGGGTTCTGCGGCTAATTGTCACCTTGGATGGCGAAGATGTCGTTGACTGTGAACCAGTGATTGGCTACCTGCACCGAGGAATGGAAAAAATTGCTGAGAACCGCACCAACGTCATGTACGTCCCCTACGTTAGCCGCTGGGACTACGCTGCGGGAATGTTCAACGAAGCCGTCACCGTCAACGCCCCGGAAAAATTAGCAGGTGTAGCTGTCCCCAAACGCGCTAGTTACATTCGCGTCATCATGCTGGAGTTGAACCGCATCGCTAATCACTTACTGTGGTTTGGTCCCTTCCTCGCGGACGTTGGCGCTCAAACTCCCTTCTTTTACCAATTCCGGGAACGGGAGATGATTTATGATTTGTGGGAAGCCGCCACAGGTTACCGGATGGTGAATAATAATTACTTCCGCGTCGGTGGCGTGGCAGCTGATTTGCCTTATGGTTGGGTAGATAAGTGTCAGGAATTCTGCGATTACTTAATACCCAAAATTGATGAATACGAACGCTTGGTGACAGATAACCCCATCTTCCGGCGACGTGTTGAAGGTATCGGCACCATCACCCGTGAAGAAGCAATTAACTGGGGACTTTCTGGCCCAATGTTACGCGCATCCGGTGTGAAATGGGATTTGCGGAAAGTTGACCACTACGAATGCTACGATGACTTCGATTGGGACGTGCAGTGGGAAACTGCCGGTGATTGCTTTGCCCGTTACGTGGTGCGGATGCGGGAAATGCGCGAATCTGTGAAGATTATTCGCCAAGCAATCAAAGGACTTCCCGGCGGCCCTTACGAAAATCTCGAAGCTAAGCGCTTAGCCGCAGGTAAAAAATCTGAGTGGGATGCCTTTGATTATCAGTACATTGGTAAAAAAGTTTCCCCCACCTTCAAAATTCCCAAGGGTGAAATCTACGCCCGTGTAGAAAGTGGCAAAGGTGAACTCGGAATTTATCTCGTAGGCGATGATAATGTCTTCCCTGCACGGTGGAAAATTCGCGCTGCTGACTTCAACAACCTCCAGATTCTCCCGCATTTACTACGGGGGATGAAAGTCGCAGATATCGTGGTCATTCTCGGTAGTATTGACGTGATTATGGGTTCTGTGGATAGGTAGAAAGTATTTATCCAAGTACTTTTTTAGAGCAGTTGTATTACAGCAACTGCTCTATTTTTTTTAGCATTCGTAAAACTGGCGATGATATAGCCGTTCGCATTCAAATGCGGTATAACATTATATCCCCAAGTGTAGGGGCACGGCACTGCCGTGCCCCTACAGGTGTAGTAGGTTGGGAAACGCTAGACATAACATAAGTACGAAATATTTATAAAGTTTTAAATAATGCGCCGCATCTTTGACAACATTGATTTACAACTGCTACCGATTTTGCGAGAAACCCTGAAAGTCTCTTATCGAGCAGATTTTTGTGTTGGCTACTTTAACCTGAGAGGTTGGCGAAGAATTGATGATTTAATCGAACAGTATGTTGGCAGTGAAAATGCTTGCTGTCGTTTGCTAATTGGGATGCAAAGTTTGCCGAGTGATGAAGTTCATGCGGCATTTACTCTTAGTGGTGGTGATGGACCGATTGATAATAGTAGCATTGTGCGAGGCAAACGTTATCGAGCAATTACAGAATATATTGCCGCTAACGAAAGTAAATGTATTTTATTATCTGCTACTCCTTACAATAAAAGTTCTCACATCTTGCACCTGGAAATATGAATGTCAAAACCACAACTAAGTGCAAGGGGAGATAGGCGTTCAATATCAAGTAAAAGAAGAGACACAACTATTTGAGGGAAAATAGATTATAGGGCAATTTTTGCAGCCTGACCCCAATCAGGTGGTGATCCAGACTGAATATGGAGATAAGTCCAAATAAGCAACTACTATATGTAGACCACGTTTGCTTTTAGCCGTACCATTTGAACCCCTCTAAATTTTTGTAGCCTGAAACCGTTGTGGCTATGTGACCAAATGCTGTGCCAAATAACTTAGACTTTTATTGGTACAGTCAAAACAAGCTTTTTCTCCGTTTTTTGATGAAAAAGTGATTTTATTTCTGTAACTCCTTCATGGCAAGCCTTTCAAGCTTTACGTGGCGGCAAAATATGTCTTGGCTACTTTTACCGCAGCATATTTTCAACTAATTGTTAAATGTAATATGCTGCCCGTAATAAATTACCACAATCCTTGTTTTCAAACGATTTCAAAGAATCTATACCTGTTGTTTACAACTAAAACTCGATCATGAAAATTTTGCTCACTCAACTTATATCTTACATTCCTACAGTCACCGGCGCGAACAAAGCTAATCGGCTGCTAATAGAAGAACTAGCACGAAATCATGCTTGTCAGGTCGTGGCTCCAGCAATCAATAATATACAAGAGTTAAATCCTAAGACAAAGACTCAAAGTAGGGAAAAGCTACTCAAAGAGTTGGAAACTCATAATATTAGCATCACTGCCTCTTATGATGCAGCTGAGATATATCATCACAAAGGTGTCGAAGTACATGCATTGATGGACAATAACCAATTGTTCACTTACTTGAAGAATCAAATTAAGGAATTTCAGCCAACATGGACGCTTGTTGCTACGGAGGGTTCACTACAAGGGTTATTAATGGCTGCTCTTAAGACCAGCCCCAATCGAGTTATTTATGTGGTTCAAACCACCATCATGCTGCCCTTCGGGCCGGATTCAATCTGTCCCAGCCCAACCCTAACAGAAATGCTCCGCCAAGCGGCAGGCATTATCACTATCAGCCACTATCTCAAAGAATACATCTGGAAGTGGGGCAAGATGAAATCAGAGGTAGTAAATTTACCAGTGTATGGCTCTGGGCCGTTTCCTTACTTCGGATGCTTCGAGCAGGGATATGTCACAATAGTAAATCCTAGTGTACTTAAAGGCATCTCCATATTTTTAGAACTTGCTAAGAAGCTGCCCAATATCCCTTTTGCGGCAGTGCCAGGTTGGGGGACAACAGATGCCGACCTCGCTGCCCTAAAGCAATTGCCTAACGTCAAAATACTGTCATGGGTTGAAAATATCGACGAAATTTTTGCCCAATCCCGCGTTCTGCTTGTGCCATCTTTGTGGTCTGAGGCAAGAGGTTATGTGGTTACGGAAGCTATGCTTCGTGGCATTCCAGTACTAGGCAGTAATGTAGGCGGAATCCCAGAAGCAAAACTAGGGATTGATTACGTCCTACCTGTAAATCAAATTCAGAAATACTACGAAGAATCTCCCAACAAAGATACACCGTTAATCCCAATAGTGCCACCAGATCAGGACATAGAACCCTGGTATCAGGCACTCCAGAAATTGCTCTCAGATAGCGACCACTATGAACAACTGTCAAAAGCATCGCGGATAGCGGCGTTGGAGTATTTAGATAACTGTTCAATCGAATATATTGAACAGTATTTAGAGACTTTATCTCCAAATACCACCAGAAAGCATGACAGCAGCACCCAGACATACAGTCTTTTGGAGCTAGCGGAAAATCTTCCACCCCAGCACCGCGCTTTACTGGCGCTAGGACTTATGAACAAAAATAAGATCGCCTCTTTAATGAACGGTAAACAGCTGGCTGCTGCTCAACAGGCAGGATTTGAAACAAAAGAAAGTTATGTAGCTCCTCGCACTTCTATCGAAATGATACTGGCTTTCCTTTGTGCAGACATGCTTGATCTAGAACGAGTGAGTATTTACGATAACTTATTAGATTTGTTAGGAAATATCATCACGCCAAATCAGTTTCTCTCTCGTGTCAATGAAGTCTTTGAGTTAGAAATATCCAGACTAGTCATGTTTGGGGTTATCGTACCCAATGTGGCAGAGATAGCGGATGTGATTGTGCGATACCAAATTGAAAAAGCAGACCCTACGGTACTTGCGGCCAATTTAGAGCAACTCAAAGACTTGCCAAATGAAGAAATTGAAGTGCTAGTTGCTAACGAAATCTATTGACCATAGCACGCAAGTATTATCAACGGGGTCTCAGGGCTATGGAGCTTATTTTATCGGCATCGTAGCCTTTTTTGTCGCCCCGTCAGCGATGAATCGCCGTCTCTACAATCATTAGCCCTTTGTAGAGACGGCGATTTATCGCGTCTTTGTTGTATTGCGGAAAACACTTAAATTAGAAAGCAAACTGGGGTTTGAGAAAGTAAAAGCTTCTTTTACTTGCGGAAAACACCAAAATGAGTAAACAAAAGCTTCTTTTACTTGCGGAAAACACCAAAATGAGTAAGCAAACTGGGGTTTGAATAAGTAAAAGCTTCTTTTACTTGCGGAAAACACTAAAATGAGTAAGCAAAAGCTTCTTTTGAGTAAGTAAAAGCTCATTTTGAGAAAGCATTTCAGGTGAAAATCATTTTTATGCTGAATTTCTCAAGGCTTTGTTTTTTGAAAGCTTTGCTAAACCTGAGATTGAACGCGATTTATCTGTTCAGGAATTGGTAGGAAAGGTTAAATATCTCAATGGTGGTCTATTTCTTAAGCATCATATTGAAGAGAAATATCAAATTTCTATAGTTGATGAGGCGTTTCCACAAGTTCTAGATTTATTTGGGCGTTATTCTTGGAATCTGGATGATACGCCGGAAGGAAAAGACGACGAAATTAACCCCGATGTCTTAGGTTACATTTTTGTAAAATATATTAATCAAAAGGCTTTTGGAGCCTATTATACTAGACCACAAATTACAGAATATCTCTGTGACAGAACTATTCACAAGTTAATTGTAGACCGCGTAAATGATGCGTTATCTGATAAGTATAAGCCATTTGAGGATATCAACGAACTTTTCATTAAGCTCGATACAAATGTTTGTCGTCTATTAATGGAAGATATTCTTCCTAATTTATCAATTCTTGACCCAGCTTGTGGTTCTGGTGCTTTTCTTGTCGCAGCGATGAAGACGCTAATACAAGTTTATAGTAATGTTTTAGAACGCGGCGGTTTTGATGCGATTATTACTAATCCACCTTGGGAGATATTTAAACCACAGGCGAAAGAGTTCTTTGCACAACATAATGAACTGGTGACGAAGAACAAGATGGATATTAAAGATTTTGAGAAAGAACAGAATAAACTATTACAAAATCCAATAATTGCCAGTACTTGGTTAGAATATCAAAGTCAATATCCTTATGTCAGTGCTTATTATCGTTCATCTGAACAGTATAAAAATCAGATTTCTATTGTGAATGGTAAAAAAGCAGGTACGGATATTAATCTCTATAAGCTGTTTACAGAACAATGTTTTAATCTTTTGTGTTTAGGCGGTGAGTGTGGAATTGTAATTCCTAGTGGAATTTACACTGATTTGGGGACTAAGCAATTACGGGAGATGTTGTTTAGCCAAACTAAAGTTACTGGCTTACTTTGTCTTGAGAATCGTAAGGAAGTTTTTGAAGGTGTTCATCGCAGTTTTAAAATAGTTGTTCTTACTTTTGTTAAAGGTAGTATAACAACAGAATTTCCATCTGCGTTTATGCGTCATGATGTGCAGGAACTTCAAACATTTCCTGGTGAAGACAGCTTGCAGATTAGTGTTGATATGATACGTAAACTATCGCCTGATTCGCTATCTGTCATGGAGTTTAAGAATGAAGTAGATATTTTCATCTCTAAAAAAATGCTTAAGTTTCCTTTACTGGGCGAAAAGATTGAGGGGAAATGGAATCTGCGCTTAAAAGAAGCAGCATTGTCAGCTTACCGTAACTTTGGTTTTACCCCACCCTAACCCTCCCCTTGTAAAGGGGAGGGAACTAGATTTTTTGTTTCTCCCTGATTAGCTTTACTAAAATCGCACCCCTCATTGCTTGTAAAGGGGAGGGAACTAGATTTGTTATTTCTCCTCTTGTAAAGGGGAGAGAACTCAATACTGTTCGGTTAAGGCATCAGACGCGATAAATCGCCGTCTCTACAATAATCATTCCTTTGTCTTGACGGCAATTTATCGCGTCTTTGGAATTTAGAATTTTACAGGACTTACGCACAGGTAACGGAAAATCGTAGACGCGATGCGGCTTCCCGCAGGGTACCACAGAGGACACAGAGAACACGGAGGAATAAGAGTTAGAGAGGTTTTTTGCGTAAGTCCTGTTTTAATCAAAAAACCTTAACCGAACCGTATTGGGAGGGAACTAGATTTCTTGTTTCCCCCCAATACATCGGGGGGATTAAGGGGGGTATTTCGATTTGTGTTTACAACGTAGCCTTTTAGGAGAAAGGAATCGAGGTGAGGTTAAAGTCTATTGCATACAAGCGATCGCTATATTTATTGCTTCAAACTATAAAAAACCCAAACATATTATTTGTAATTTTCCCAAATTCTTAACTTTGAATTTAGATTTTAATATATTCTCTGGTGCAGATTAAAAAAATGAATTTCTTAATAATTTATTTTCAATTCACCGTTCGCGTAGCGTTCCGTAGGGAAGATGTTGACTAGTATTAACTTCCGTTAAAATTGAAATGCTGCTATAAATACAAAAATGTATTTAAATAAGGTGTAATAAATTACTATATAAATCCGGCAGCATTTACCTAGTCGTAATTTGAGAACCGTGCAAATTCATCCTCACTCCGAATTTAACCATAGCCGCGATCGCCGTGAACAGGGTTTGCAAAAATTGCTCGATCGCCTTGTCAAAAGGATACAGCGGGATGAGTTAGTCCGGCAAACAACAAATCAACTCAGAGAATCGCTTCAGGTCGATCGCGTGGTGTTGTATTATTTTTACGGGCAGTGGCAAGGACAAGTAACTTTTGAATCTCTGAGTTCTCAAGAATTATCAATACTTGGTTCCACTGGCCCTGATAATTGTTTTAACGATGAGTATGCTGCTTTATACTTAGCAGGACGCGTAAAGGCGATCGCTGATATTGAATTAGAGCCAATGGAGTCTTGTCACCGAGATTTTCTCCGCACTATGCAAGTCCGCGCCAACCTCGTAGTACCAATTTTAATACCTAGAGGATTATGGGGATTATTAGTAGCACATCAGTGCCAAGCGCCTCATAATTGGTCACTATTAGATATGGAAATGATGCAAACAGCAGCGCAAACTCTAGCAACAGACGATAATATTCTCGAAAGTTAAGCTACTGTACATTGAAATCGCATACAGTTAAATAGCAAAGATACTCGCTAGCACTGATTCTTCTAAAATAAGGAGAAAAAACTGTGAAATTTGGTCACACGGTAATCTGGGTAGACGATGTAGTTAAGACCGTTGAGTTTTACGAAAAAGCATTTGGTCTGTTTCGTCGCACCCTCCAAGATCATGGACAGTTTATCTGGGCTGAAATCGAAACCGGAAACACCACATTGGCTTTCTCCTCCACTAGCGAAGCAGAGAAATTATTTCCCGGTGGCTTTCATCCCAATGACGCCACACAACCGCCAACATTAATCCAAATCTCATTCATTACTCCTGATGTTGGTAGTGCTTACATGAGAGCCATAGGAGCAGGAGCAAAACCATTAGATGCCCCTAAATCTCAACCTGGGGGACAAACAATTGCCCGTGTCCGCGATATCAATGGCGTACTGGTGTCCTTGGTGAGTGGTTAGTGGCAATCGCTATTAAAATAGGACTTACGCATTGACAAGAAATGCCAAATATGAATGAGTTTAAAAACCACATCTTTCGTAAGGGCACAGCAATGCTGTGCCCCTACAGCATGGTCTATTTACGTAGTTTACCGCCGTAGGCATCACAGGATAATTAAGAAAAGCCTGAAACAACCTATGCATCGTTCATTCACATTACGATGCATTTGTACAGTGCGTAAGTCCTATAAAATTGTTTTACAAAATTAATGTTTCAAGCTTTGCCTGTACTTCTTCTATTAAATCTTGTGCAACACTTTCAACAAATTTTACCTTTCTAGCTCTCCAATCTAGTGTTTTAATTTGGTCAGCTAATACAACTCCTTTTGTTTGCATTCCCTCAAGAAGAGGAACTTCAAAACTAAGCCCTTTTGGATTGCTAGTTATAGGACAAGCTAAAACCAAAGAAGCCATTCGATTGTATTTAATTGGAGATATAACAAGAACAGGGCGGTAGCCTATTTGCTCACGCCCTTCTTGTTGTAGTTGATTGTTTAGTGTCCTAGCAATATGATCAAATGACATTCCTGAGGCTTGAAGAGCAAATGCACCCCGAATCGAATCAGCCGTAAACTGCTGTGCATTTCCAAATTCTAATTTGACAATATCTCCTCTGTCAGGAAAGTAGGGATTAACTACCAATCTTCATTCCCCACAGTATTGCCGGTATCAAATTCAGGGTGAAATTTATCAGGAGTCATACCTTCAAGTAACTCATCAAGCGTATATTTTTTTCTTTTTTGTGGTGTAATTACAATACTGTTACCTTCCACACTAAAATTTATAGCTGTCCCTTCGGTTATGTGTGCTTGTTCAGCTACCGATCTGGGAATCCGAATAGCTAAACTGTTTCCCCATTTAGCAATAACTGCTGTCATAGCTATCTCCAAATGTTCTGTTAGAGATCCACACGCCTAAACTTCAAAATTTGGCAGCAAAACGCTCTTAACAGTTCTTATTTGACGTATATACTTTGAAGATACAAATTTACTTGGCGGGTGTCAACACGCCGATGTAGATTTGGTGAAAAAATATGCCAGTAACCACGAAGAGGGTTTAGTTAAGGGCTACTTGTACAAAATTGTGGGTTTTCTAGACGCGATAAATCGCCGTCTCTACAAATGTTTTGGTCTTTTTCTGATATTGGTTATTTCGACTGCACGGTATCAAACTTGACATAATATGCTATTGTTCCACAATGCCGCGAGGCCGTTAGCTGGCAAGAAGACTTAAGTATGTTGATCCTAATTAGAGTTTTTCTGCTAGTTGCTACAACAGTTTATCAAGCGATCGCGTGCTGGCTTGAAGATCGAAAAGCGCCCCCTGGCCAAATGTTTAATGTAGGTGGATATCGTCTACATCTCTACATAGCAGGAGACGCTAGAGATGCTAGTCCAACAATTGTCCTAGACCACAGTTTAGGAGGAATTGAGGGCTATCTCCTAGTTGAAGAATTGGCGAAGTTAGCACGAGTATGTATCTATGACCGAGCTGGTTATGGATGGAGCAATCACAGCCCACATCCCCGAACCAGCAATCAAATTGTCACGGAATTAGATATGCTACTTACTCAAGCAGGAATTGAACCACCCTACATTTTAATAGGAGATTCCTTTGGTAGCTACAATGTACGGCTGTATGCCCATCGTTTTCCTCAGAAGGTTATTGGAATGGTACTTACAGACGGACTGCATGAGACTGGAATGCTCAAAATGTCTTTTCAGTTGCAAGCTTTGAAACTCTTTTTTATATCTGGCTTTGTGATGTCTATTCTAGGCTCGATACTTGGGATTATTCGATTAATGAGGATATGCAAAGTATTTGAGATCCTAAAACCTGAATTAAGCCAATTTCCTCAGCACTTACTTAATTCAATAAAACGTTCTTTTTGTCGTCCTAAACACTGGATTACAATGAGCCGAGAGATGTTAAATTTAACCGTTAGTGGACGTGAGGTTAGTGCAGCTAACAAGTTTGGTGAGATGCCTATAGTTAATATCAAAGCAAATTCTTTTTTCAAGCCTTCTATTTTGACTGTTTTTATTCCTCTGCGAGGCGCCAATCAATTGCGGAAACAGATGCATGTAGAGTTACTTAAGTTATCAACGAACTGTACTCAACTTCAAGCAAGTAAGAGCGGTCATTTTGTATGGGTAGATCAACCTGATGTAATTATAAATGCTGTAAAAATTGTTCTAAATAAAGTTGATCCTTCTTCTTCAGGTTAACAGGCATAGAT
It encodes the following:
- the rsmH gene encoding 16S rRNA (cytosine(1402)-N(4))-methyltransferase RsmH; protein product: MEAGYQGLEAQEFFHVPVLGQQVIENLAVRPGGHYLDVTVGGGGHSRLILEATPDVQLTAIDQDEDALAAAQKNLAEFRDRLQFIHSNFASYEFTLNTFDGIVADLGVSSYHLDQPERGFSFRQTGNLDMRMDRGRSLTAADVINNWDEAELADIFFKYGEERLSRRIARRIIERRPFHTTVELAEAIAGCVPPKYRYGRIHPATRVFQALRIVVNDELRSLETLLDKAPNALVPGGRIAIISFHSLEDRLVKHGLRNSPLLKVLTKKPIIADEEEIAKNPRSRSAKLRVAQRKEE
- a CDS encoding NAD(P)H-quinone oxidoreductase subunit H, whose translation is MTRLETRTEPMVLNMGPHHPSMHGVLRLIVTLDGEDVVDCEPVIGYLHRGMEKIAENRTNVMYVPYVSRWDYAAGMFNEAVTVNAPEKLAGVAVPKRASYIRVIMLELNRIANHLLWFGPFLADVGAQTPFFYQFREREMIYDLWEAATGYRMVNNNYFRVGGVAADLPYGWVDKCQEFCDYLIPKIDEYERLVTDNPIFRRRVEGIGTITREEAINWGLSGPMLRASGVKWDLRKVDHYECYDDFDWDVQWETAGDCFARYVVRMREMRESVKIIRQAIKGLPGGPYENLEAKRLAAGKKSEWDAFDYQYIGKKVSPTFKIPKGEIYARVESGKGELGIYLVGDDNVFPARWKIRAADFNNLQILPHLLRGMKVADIVVILGSIDVIMGSVDR
- a CDS encoding glycosyltransferase family 4 protein, which gives rise to MKILLTQLISYIPTVTGANKANRLLIEELARNHACQVVAPAINNIQELNPKTKTQSREKLLKELETHNISITASYDAAEIYHHKGVEVHALMDNNQLFTYLKNQIKEFQPTWTLVATEGSLQGLLMAALKTSPNRVIYVVQTTIMLPFGPDSICPSPTLTEMLRQAAGIITISHYLKEYIWKWGKMKSEVVNLPVYGSGPFPYFGCFEQGYVTIVNPSVLKGISIFLELAKKLPNIPFAAVPGWGTTDADLAALKQLPNVKILSWVENIDEIFAQSRVLLVPSLWSEARGYVVTEAMLRGIPVLGSNVGGIPEAKLGIDYVLPVNQIQKYYEESPNKDTPLIPIVPPDQDIEPWYQALQKLLSDSDHYEQLSKASRIAALEYLDNCSIEYIEQYLETLSPNTTRKHDSSTQTYSLLELAENLPPQHRALLALGLMNKNKIASLMNGKQLAAAQQAGFETKESYVAPRTSIEMILAFLCADMLDLERVSIYDNLLDLLGNIITPNQFLSRVNEVFELEISRLVMFGVIVPNVAEIADVIVRYQIEKADPTVLAANLEQLKDLPNEEIEVLVANEIY
- a CDS encoding Eco57I restriction-modification methylase domain-containing protein, translating into MFFESFAKPEIERDLSVQELVGKVKYLNGGLFLKHHIEEKYQISIVDEAFPQVLDLFGRYSWNLDDTPEGKDDEINPDVLGYIFVKYINQKAFGAYYTRPQITEYLCDRTIHKLIVDRVNDALSDKYKPFEDINELFIKLDTNVCRLLMEDILPNLSILDPACGSGAFLVAAMKTLIQVYSNVLERGGFDAIITNPPWEIFKPQAKEFFAQHNELVTKNKMDIKDFEKEQNKLLQNPIIASTWLEYQSQYPYVSAYYRSSEQYKNQISIVNGKKAGTDINLYKLFTEQCFNLLCLGGECGIVIPSGIYTDLGTKQLREMLFSQTKVTGLLCLENRKEVFEGVHRSFKIVVLTFVKGSITTEFPSAFMRHDVQELQTFPGEDSLQISVDMIRKLSPDSLSVMEFKNEVDIFISKKMLKFPLLGEKIEGKWNLRLKEAALSAYRNFGFTPP
- a CDS encoding GAF domain-containing protein, producing MQIHPHSEFNHSRDRREQGLQKLLDRLVKRIQRDELVRQTTNQLRESLQVDRVVLYYFYGQWQGQVTFESLSSQELSILGSTGPDNCFNDEYAALYLAGRVKAIADIELEPMESCHRDFLRTMQVRANLVVPILIPRGLWGLLVAHQCQAPHNWSLLDMEMMQTAAQTLATDDNILES
- a CDS encoding VOC family protein, yielding MKFGHTVIWVDDVVKTVEFYEKAFGLFRRTLQDHGQFIWAEIETGNTTLAFSSTSEAEKLFPGGFHPNDATQPPTLIQISFITPDVGSAYMRAIGAGAKPLDAPKSQPGGQTIARVRDINGVLVSLVSG
- a CDS encoding type II toxin-antitoxin system PemK/MazF family toxin, whose translation is MVVNPYFPDRGDIVKLEFGNAQQFTADSIRGAFALQASGMSFDHIARTLNNQLQQEGREQIGYRPVLVISPIKYNRMASLVLACPITSNPKGLSFEVPLLEGMQTKGVVLADQIKTLDWRARKVKFVESVAQDLIEEVQAKLETLIL
- a CDS encoding AbrB/MazE/SpoVT family DNA-binding domain-containing protein, producing MTAVIAKWGNSLAIRIPRSVAEQAHITEGTAINFSVEGNSIVITPQKRKKYTLDELLEGMTPDKFHPEFDTGNTVGNEDW
- a CDS encoding alpha/beta fold hydrolase; the encoded protein is MLILIRVFLLVATTVYQAIACWLEDRKAPPGQMFNVGGYRLHLYIAGDARDASPTIVLDHSLGGIEGYLLVEELAKLARVCIYDRAGYGWSNHSPHPRTSNQIVTELDMLLTQAGIEPPYILIGDSFGSYNVRLYAHRFPQKVIGMVLTDGLHETGMLKMSFQLQALKLFFISGFVMSILGSILGIIRLMRICKVFEILKPELSQFPQHLLNSIKRSFCRPKHWITMSREMLNLTVSGREVSAANKFGEMPIVNIKANSFFKPSILTVFIPLRGANQLRKQMHVELLKLSTNCTQLQASKSGHFVWVDQPDVIINAVKIVLNKVDPSSSG